The Pontibacter sp. SGAir0037 DNA segment TTGCTCATTTTCCTGTATTTCTCCTTCCGGACGATATCCCAAACCATTTGCACTATAAGTTTTGCCTCCTGCCCATAGCTGCTGTACTGTCATCTGGTTTTCGGTGAGCGTACCTGTTTTGTCGGAGCAGATCACATTGGTGCTTCCCAGTGTTTCTACGGCTACCAGCTTGCGGATAATAGCTCTTCGGGATGCCATTTTAGATACACCCAGAGCCAACATAATGGTTACAGCCACAGGCAAACCTTCCGGAATGGCTCCTACAGCAAGGGCAACAGCCATCATAAAGGTTTCGCCAATTCCTTCGCCCCGCCATAGGCCTATGGCAAACACCACAACCGAAAGCCCCAGAATTACCCACAGCAACAGGTGGCTGAAGTCTTTTATTTTCTTGGTAAGAGGCGTTTCCAGGTCCTGGGCCGTAGCAATGGATTGCTGGATCTTACCCACCTCCGTATGGTCGCCTGTGGCAATTACTACCCCTTTGCCTTGCCCGTAAGTAACTACCGTAGAGGAGAAACCCATGCAAAGCCGGTCTCCCAGCACATTGTCGGCAGCTACTGGTTCTGTGTTCTTCTCCACTGCCACCGACTCCCCGGTAAGGGCAGATTCATCTACTTTCATGTCGCGTTCCTGTACCAGCCTTACATCAGCAGGAAACTTATCGCCCGACTGTACCAGCACAATGTCTCCGGGTACCAGCTCTCGGGCATCAATGTTCTGTTTGTTCCCGTTGCGGATTACCTGGGCTCTGGCAGTCATGCTCTTCGATAAAGCATCTATAGCCTGCAGTGCTTTCGACTCCTGCACAAAACCTATAATAGCATTGATAAAAACAACAGCAAAAATGACAATAGCATCTATATACTCTTCCAGGAAAATAGTTACCACTGTAGCTGCCAGCAGAATATAGATCAGTGGCTGGTGGAACTGGAGCATGAAGCGGATAAAGGCACTCTGCTGTTTTTTGGGGGTCATAATGTTCAGCCCATACTGCTCCTGGCGCTTTTTAACCTCCTGGTCGCTTAAGCCGTCGGCAGCGGAAACCTGTATCTTATCCAGCACCTCTTCAGCTTCCAGGCTATGCCATTGCTGCTGCTTGCCTGCTTGCGAAGGATGTTGCGTAATTTTATTTTCTTCTGTTACCTGCATAGTACTTTTCGTTTTTAGCTTCAAACAAACTATCTAATCTTACGGGGCAATGGGGGAATAAGCTATAATGCAATTTTAATCTTAAATTAATGTGCGACAGAGCGTTAGCTGCTGTTGAAGCTGCTGGTATAACTGCATCAACCGGCAAGCAGGGTACACTCCATTTCCCTTTGAGCAGGTAAAAATGCATCTTATGTTTAACTGGTTGAATGACTTTCATCAGTATAAATCCTGATAAAAATTAGTATGTTATTCCATATCCATTGCCGGAGGTGTTCGTTAAAAGTCTTACACTGAAAAGGAACAATATGCCTAGGAAAGTTGAATTAACAGTACCAGCAGAAAGTACAAAAGAGGTAGTGGATGCGCTGAATCAACTGGAGGGCCTGATAAACCTTCAGGTATATAAAAGCGCTTCTGCCAACGAGCCCGGTGATGTTGTAAAAGCTACCGTTGCTACAAAGGCGCTGCAGCAACTTATGCGGCAGATGGATAGCCTCGGTTTGGGTAAGAAACCAGGCTTTTCTTTAGCAACCAGCGAGCCGGACAGCCTCATAAGTCCTGGTTTTTCCAACCTGGTTGACCGCGATGGTACGTTAGCCAGTTGGGAAGAAATGGAAATGATCATCAGCAAGGATAGTAATGCCAATTCTTTGATTTTACTGCTGCTTATAGCTTCGGGTATTCTGGCGGCTACAGGTATTGCTACAAATGCTATCCATGTTGTTATCGGTGCCATGCTGGTTGCTCCTGGCTTTATGCCCATTATGCGTATTCCTTTAGGAATCGTTTCCGGGTGTAAGGCTGTCTGGATAAGAGGTATAACAGATGTGTTTTTAGCCTATGGTGTACTTATAGCGGCGGCCGCCCTTACTGCTTTTTTCCTGCAGGCAACAGGAACAGAACCTTTACCGGGCAAGGCAGATTATTACGAGCTGACCAACCCGCTGCTAAAATACTGGACTACCCTGACCTCTACCTCTGTGGTTGCGTCGGCGGCGGCAGGACTGGCGGGAGCTATCATGATAGCAACCAAACGGTCGATTTTTACTTCGGGGGTTATGATAGGCTTAGCCCTGGTGCCCTCTGCTTCCCTCATCGGAATGGCACTGGTAACAGGTGATGTGGCGTCAGCAGGGCAGGCGGCAATTCGCTGGCTGGTGGATGTGCTGCTTGTGCTGGCATCCTCGTTCATCGTGTTCAGTATTTTAAAAGCAATCAGGTATAAGCGGAACATGGCTATGTAATAAAAGTACAGTTCCTTATATTCTACCTTGCTTTATTTTAAACTACCATGAACTTCTGAAAGCATGACCTTTTGGTGCAATTTTCCGTACTAATCCGCACCATGTGCTACATAAACAATCAAGAAAACAACTAAACCAAGCAAAGGCTGTCGTGGCCGCCATCACAAAAAGTTCTATTCAAACACCCGCTGATGCAGTCAAGGACCAGACAATCAGCTTTCCATAAAGAAAAACATGATAAAGAACAGCATTTAGTTTACGTACCTCAAGATTATGAAACTTCTAGATTTGCGCATTATGCGCGGGCCAAATTACTGGTCGGTTTCTCATCACAAAATCATTGTTGTAAAACTCGAGTTGGATGAGCTTTGCTACAAGCTCACCAACGAAGTTCCTGATTTGCTCCCGCGTTTGCAGAAAATGTTTCCGGGTATGCAGGCCCACCGTTCTTCCGAAGGGGTGGAAGGCGGCTTCTTTCAGACAGTAGCCGGTGGCACAACCTTCGGACACCTGATGCAGCACATTGCCCTGGAATTGCAGACGATGGCCGGGATGGAGTGTGGCTTCGGGCGCTGCTATCCTACGCAGCAGGAAGGCGTGCTGCAGGTTATCTTTTCCTACCAGGAAGCCAGGGCAGGAGAATATGCCGCCTATGCCGCGCTAAGAATTACAGAAGCCCTGATAAAAGGCGAAAAATACAAGATTACAGAAGACCTCATGCACCTTCACCGGATTCGGGAAGATGAATATTTTGGCCCCAGCACCTATGCTATAGTTTCAGAAGCAGAAAGCAGGGGAATACCTTACCTGCGCCTCGACACGCACTCGCTCATTCAGTTAGGCTATGGGGTGCATCAGAAGCGGATACAGGCTACCTTAACCAGTAACACAGCCTGTTTTGCCGTTGAGATTGCCGGAGACAAACGCGCCACCAAGGAAATGCTGCAAGGTGCAGGTGTGCCTGTCGCAAAAGGAACCACTGTTTATTCACAGGAAGAACTGAAAAAGGCCCTGCAATGGCTGGATTACCCGCTTGTGGTAAAGCCGCTGGATGGCAACCACGGCAAAGGGGTATCAATTAATATTACGAACTGGAAAGAGGCTGTAAGAGGATTTACAGAAGCCAGAAAGTATTCCGGCGGTGTTATAGTGGAGCAGTATGTAACAGGTTCTGATTTCAGGCTGCTTGTTGTAAACGGAAAATTTATTGCAGCTGCAAAGCGAACGCCGGCCTGCATAACAGGTGATGGCAAATCCACGATAAAGCAGCTGATCGAGCGCGAAAACAAAGACCCGCGGCGTGGTATCGGGCACGAGAAAGTACTGACGCAGATAACAATAGACAAGCAGACAAAGGATATTCTGAAAGCGAATAACCTCACTACCATGTCCGTTTTAAAGGAGAACGAGATACTTTACCTGAAGAGCACAGCCAATATAAGTACAGGAGGTACGGCCACAGATGTAACAGATCTGGTTGACCCTTACAACATCCTGATGGCCGAGCGTATTGCCGGTTTAATTGGGCTGGATATTTGCGGCATAGATGTAATGACCTCTGATATTGCTATTCCGCTGAACGAGGCAGGTGGCGCTGTGCTGGAGGTAAATGCGGCACCAGGCTTCAGGATGCATACTGCCCCCACCTATGGTTTGCCTCGTAACGTGGCAGAACCAGTTATCAATATGCTGTTTCCGCACAATGCGCCAAGTCGTATCCCGATAGTGGCAGTTACAGGTACCAACGGCAAAACCACCACCACCCGCCTGATTGCACATATGGTGAAATCGAAGGGTTACCAGGTAGGCTATACTACTACGGATGGCATTTACATTCAGGATAAGCTGCTGGAGAAAGGAGATACTACCGGCTCGTATAGCGCGCAATTTGTTTTAAAAGATCCGACAGTGAATTTTGCAGTGCTGGAATGCGCCCGGGGTGGCCTTTTGCGTGCGGGCCTTGGCTTCGACCAGTGCGACATTGGCATTGTTACCAACGTAAGCTCCGATCATTTGGGGCTGCGCGATATAAACACACTTGATGAGCTGGCGCAGGTAAAGTCGGTTATACCCAAGAGCGTGCACAAAGATGGCTACGCTATTCTGAATGCAGATGATGACTTGGTGTATGAAATGGCCAAAGAGCTGCATTGTAACATTGCCTTCTTTAGCATGGATGAGCAGAATCCACGCATTCTGAAGCATATTGCCAAAGGTGGCCTGGCAGCGGTTTTCGAAAACGGATATATTTCTATCTTCAAAAACAGCTACAAGATCAGGATCGACAGGGTAGGAGATGTGCCTTTAACCTTCGGTGGCCGGGCGAAATTTAATATTCAGAATGTACTGGCAGCAGTGCTGGCAGGGTATGTATCTCATTTCGATGTAGAAGATATCAAAACCGCCTTGCGCACCTTTGTGCCATCGCCTTCCAAAACACCGGGCCGCATGAACCTGTTTAAGTTTCCTAATTTCGAGGTGCTGGTAGATTATGCCCATAATGTAGGAGGTCTAAAGGCTATTGGCGAATTTATGGAAGAGCTGGAGGTAAGCCGGAAAGTAGGTGTTGTGGCTGCCGTTGGCGATAGAAGAAGCGAAGACATTTATGAGCTGGGCAAGGTGGCAGGGCAGATCTTTGATGAAATTATAGTTCGGCTCGACAGCGATTTACGGGGCAAGACAGCTGACGAAATAACTATTCCGCTGATGCACGGCATAGAAGATGCCGCACCTTATAAACCGGTGAGGCTGATACCAGAGGAAATGCGTGCCATTGCCTATGCACTGGAACATGCCGAAGAAAATTCCTTTATTGCCGTTTTTACAGAAGATGTATCTGAATCGGTGAAGATGGTGGAGAACTTTAAGGTGATACAGGACAGAACGGTGCTGGTAGAATAAATTTCTTTGCAGAAGCAGGTTGCTCTACAGGCAGCCTGCTTCTGCCATTTATCTATTCAGGCTATTCGGTACATGTAATTAATGGGTGTAGCCAGGTGCTTTCTTCTGGAAACTATAAATGAGGTAAAAGAGAAACGGAAGAATGAGCACACTACCAATCAGCAGTGCCAGTCCGAGTGCCTGCATGGTGCTGTGGGGAGCCTGGTGTTGCAGCAACGAAAGATTGTCGCCACTAGCCAGCAGCACAAAATCCGGGAAAACAGGATGGCCGATGGCGAGCAGGATCATGCTAACCTGGAAGCCTGCCAGCACACGCACCTTTTTAGCTTTCCCCTGCGATAGCCAGTACCAGAGCAGCACCAGCGAAAGGGTGGCTGCCATTACCGCTCCCAAGCTGATGGCTGAGCCAAACATCCAGTTTACAAGAGGAATGCCTTCCAGTGCCGCTGCTACAAAAACAAGAGCCCCGCAAGCCACTGCCGCTATATTCATGCTTTTGGCTTTGCGGGTAAAGCGGATTTTATCAGATGTAGTATCAGCTTCTCCGATCAGGTATACCGAGGCCAGAAAGCCACACAGGGCAACGGTAAAAAAGCCAACAGCTATCGAAAACAGGTGCAGCCAGCTATACACGTAGGCAGATAAGAAATCTGTTGCCTGCAAATCGATTTTGCCAGCAATCACACTCCCGGCCAGTATGCCCAGAAACAAAGGTGTAACAAAGCTGGAGTAAGCAAAAATACGGTTATAGAGTACCTGCATCTCATCCACCACCGCATCGTAATGCCGGAATACAAAGGCTGTACCCCGGGCAATTATACCTAAAAGCAGTATAACCAGCGGTATGTGCAGGTGCACCGACATCACACTGTATATTCTCGGAAAGCCGACAAAAAGAATCACAATGGCTATGATCAGCCACATGTGGTTCGCTTCCCAAACCGGGCCAATGGTATGGTGCATCGTTTCGCGGGTGCGGCTCCTGTTTTTAGAGGAGGTAAACAACTCCACAATTCCAGCCCCGAA contains these protein-coding regions:
- a CDS encoding DUF389 domain-containing protein, which codes for MPRKVELTVPAESTKEVVDALNQLEGLINLQVYKSASANEPGDVVKATVATKALQQLMRQMDSLGLGKKPGFSLATSEPDSLISPGFSNLVDRDGTLASWEEMEMIISKDSNANSLILLLLIASGILAATGIATNAIHVVIGAMLVAPGFMPIMRIPLGIVSGCKAVWIRGITDVFLAYGVLIAAAALTAFFLQATGTEPLPGKADYYELTNPLLKYWTTLTSTSVVASAAAGLAGAIMIATKRSIFTSGVMIGLALVPSASLIGMALVTGDVASAGQAAIRWLVDVLLVLASSFIVFSILKAIRYKRNMAM
- the cphA gene encoding cyanophycin synthetase translates to MKLLDLRIMRGPNYWSVSHHKIIVVKLELDELCYKLTNEVPDLLPRLQKMFPGMQAHRSSEGVEGGFFQTVAGGTTFGHLMQHIALELQTMAGMECGFGRCYPTQQEGVLQVIFSYQEARAGEYAAYAALRITEALIKGEKYKITEDLMHLHRIREDEYFGPSTYAIVSEAESRGIPYLRLDTHSLIQLGYGVHQKRIQATLTSNTACFAVEIAGDKRATKEMLQGAGVPVAKGTTVYSQEELKKALQWLDYPLVVKPLDGNHGKGVSINITNWKEAVRGFTEARKYSGGVIVEQYVTGSDFRLLVVNGKFIAAAKRTPACITGDGKSTIKQLIERENKDPRRGIGHEKVLTQITIDKQTKDILKANNLTTMSVLKENEILYLKSTANISTGGTATDVTDLVDPYNILMAERIAGLIGLDICGIDVMTSDIAIPLNEAGGAVLEVNAAPGFRMHTAPTYGLPRNVAEPVINMLFPHNAPSRIPIVAVTGTNGKTTTTRLIAHMVKSKGYQVGYTTTDGIYIQDKLLEKGDTTGSYSAQFVLKDPTVNFAVLECARGGLLRAGLGFDQCDIGIVTNVSSDHLGLRDINTLDELAQVKSVIPKSVHKDGYAILNADDDLVYEMAKELHCNIAFFSMDEQNPRILKHIAKGGLAAVFENGYISIFKNSYKIRIDRVGDVPLTFGGRAKFNIQNVLAAVLAGYVSHFDVEDIKTALRTFVPSPSKTPGRMNLFKFPNFEVLVDYAHNVGGLKAIGEFMEELEVSRKVGVVAAVGDRRSEDIYELGKVAGQIFDEIIVRLDSDLRGKTADEITIPLMHGIEDAAPYKPVRLIPEEMRAIAYALEHAEENSFIAVFTEDVSESVKMVENFKVIQDRTVLVE
- a CDS encoding cytochrome d ubiquinol oxidase subunit II, which translates into the protein MAYVVITFLCLSILLYLLLGGADFGAGIVELFTSSKNRSRTRETMHHTIGPVWEANHMWLIIAIVILFVGFPRIYSVMSVHLHIPLVILLLGIIARGTAFVFRHYDAVVDEMQVLYNRIFAYSSFVTPLFLGILAGSVIAGKIDLQATDFLSAYVYSWLHLFSIAVGFFTVALCGFLASVYLIGEADTTSDKIRFTRKAKSMNIAAVACGALVFVAAALEGIPLVNWMFGSAISLGAVMAATLSLVLLWYWLSQGKAKKVRVLAGFQVSMILLAIGHPVFPDFVLLASGDNLSLLQHQAPHSTMQALGLALLIGSVLILPFLFYLIYSFQKKAPGYTH